The Acidobacteriota bacterium DNA segment CAAATCGGTTGAACGGCGCGGGTCGCTTGAAGCGATAGTGGTGATGTAATTTGTGGTGATCCATTGCGCGGGCGCGGTGTGACGCCTGAGGAGCGCCGCTTGCCAGTTCAAAAACTTGCCGGTTTGGTCTGCCGTGAAGCGGCGAAAATCAAGCAAGGCATGCGGGTTGACGCCATACAGATAGGTCGGATTAGGGATGCGAATCTGCGCGAAGTTGTTGTAGGTCAAACTCCAGAACGCCGTGCCCCATTCCTTGTTTAGTTGTTCGATGGTTTTATAACGCGCCCTGAGCCACTGGCGAAACGCCACTTGTGCCGAAGGGCTGTAATCGGGCGGCGCGCCCGGTTCGTTATCGAGTTGCCAGCCCCAGACATTCGGATTGCGCCCGTAACGCCGCGCCATCTCCGTGATGATGCGCTCACTCAGTCGCAAATAGGTCGGGTCGGCAAGCGCGTTGTTGCCGCGCGAGCCGTGTTCGCGGCGTCGCCCGTCGCTTCCGACTAAAAAGGTTTGCGGATATTTTTCGCCCATCCACGCAGGGGGACAGGGCGTCGGCGTACAGAGCACGACGCGCAGATGATGACGCGCCGCCAGCGCAATGGCTTTATCGAGCCAGGCGAAATCGAATCTCCCTTCGACCGGTTCCATCCGCGCCCAGGCGAATTCCGCCAGGTGAACGAACTCGAAACCCATCGCTTCCATATTGGCGAAATCTCTGTCCCATTGCGCCTCAGTCCAGTGTTCCGGGTAATAATAAACGCCGATGGTCATCAGGTCTTTAGCGGGAAAAAACCGCGATGCCGTTTGAGCGGCAATGACCATTGAAACCTGCGACAACATGAGCGCAAGCAGAACTGAAATCCTCACAAAGCGGCAAAATCTGTTCATCCCTAAATCTCCAATGAAGATTTTTCAGTTGAGTGTTGGTCAGAAAACGACAAGCGCGCTCAATGACCGCTTCTCAACTCGGTCTATCGTATTTTGATTTGCAATTCAGTATCACTTTCCAATGCAGAAAGTCGAGAAGATTTGATTGAGAATATCATCGGTCAAGGTTTCACCGGTGATGTCGCCGAGCGCAGTTAATGAAGCATGGAGTTTCAGCAAAATCACTTCTTCGAGTTCGCCTTCGACGATTAAATCGCGCGCCTGCTTTGCCTGTTCAAACGCCACTCGCACGGCTTGCTGTTGACGCGCATCGGTGATTAACAGGTCGTCGCGCTCAACACTGAGGTCGCCGGAAAGCTGATGAAAAATTCTGTCGCGCAACCCATCCAAGCCTTCACCGGTGAGCGCCGAAATAATCACCGCATCTTTCAACTCGTCACCGATTTTCTCTTCCAACCGGTGTGCAAGGTCGGATTTATTGAGCGCAACGATGCGTCTTTCAACCGGAAGTTCTGTAAGCAACCGTTTATCATCCGCGCTTAAATTTTCCGAATTATCCAAAACCAATAACACGATGTCGGCATCGGCAATCGCACGGCGGCTGCGGCTGATGCCAAGGCTTTCAACCACATCCTGGGTTTCGCGAATCCCTGCCGTGTCAATCAAGCGCACGGGGATGCCGGCAATCGAGGCGCTTTCATAAAGCGTATCTCTGGTGGTGCCGGGAATCGCCGTGACGATGGCGCGGTCGCTGCCTACGAGTTGATTGAAGACCGACGATTTGCCGACATTCGGGCGACCGACAATAGCGAGGTCAAAACCTTCTTTGACGAATCGACCGAGCGCAAAGGTCGCGGCTACTTTTTTCAGTTCGCCAATCACCCGTTCGAGTTTTTGCAGAATGCGTCCGAGATTTTCCGGCGTGATGTCATCTTCGACAAACTCGACGCTCGATTCCATGTGAACAATAATATCGAGCAGGGTTTGTTTGAGCGGCGCGAGTTGTTTTGAAAATGCGCCTTCGAGTTGGCGAGTCGCCACCCGCGCTTGATAGGCAGTCTGGGCGTTGATGATGTCGCGCACCGCCTGGGCTTGCGCCAAATCAATCCGGCGATTTAAGAAAGCGCGAAAGGTGAACTCGCCGGGTTCGGCAATGCGCGCGCCGCTCACAATCAGCAAATCCAGAACCCGGCGCAAGACGACGGGGCTGCCGTGACAACTGAGTTCAACAACATCTTCGCCGGTGTAAGAATGCGGCGCTTTGAAATAGGTGAGAATCGCTTCGTCAACGACTTCACTGGTCGTCAAGTCAACGATGCGTCCGAAACGCGCGTAGTTTGGTTGGAAATCTTTCGTCGTGGTATGAAAAATTTGCCGGGCGATACTCAGCGAATCTTTGCCGCTCAAGCGCACAACGCCGATGCCGCCGCGCCCCGTGGGCGTTGAAATCGCTGCGATGGTGTCATCTCTTAACATAGTGATGAGTGATGAGTAATGAGTGATGAGTGAAAAGCCATTTACTCATTACTCATCACTCATTACTCATCACTCTTTTAAGCGGGATAGACCACCAGGCGGCGGTCTTCGCCGTTGCCTGTGCTTTCCGTGCGGATGCCTGTGTGAATGGAAAGCGCCAGATGAATAATCTTTCTTTCATGCGCGCTCATCGGGTCAAACTTGAAAGGAATTTTTGTGGTGCGAACTTTTTCCGCAGCTTTTTCCGCCATCATGTGCAACTCTTTTTCGCGGCGCGCGCGATAGTTGCCCGAATCGAAAGCGATGTGCGTCTCTTCATCACGACCTTTGGATAACACGCGATTGCCGAGATATTCGAGGGCGTCTAAAAATTCGGCGTTATGACCAAGCAATATGGCAACATCGTCGCCACGCACCTGTACTTTAAAACCCTCTGCCAGCGTTTCCGCTTCAGCGGTCAATCTGAGACGGCTCGATTTCAGCAATGCATTGGTAAAATCAACGATTATGTTGGCGTCTTCTTGAGTCATAATTTTTTACAAACAGGTTGCGACATCACTTCACCTGCGATTCAAAATTTCCGGTTTAAGCTTCGACGTTGCGACTTCTTTGAGTTGGTTTCTTATCCTTTTTTTTGCTCACATCCGCAGGTTGGGCTTGCGGTTCGGCGGTCATTTTGTTGATAACCAGTTGAATGGCGACGCCGACGATATTGCTGACCATCCAGTACAACACCAATCCGCTTGGCGCGCTCAGGAAGAAAAACCAGGTGAGCATAATCGGCATCACCCAGGTCATCAAGGTGCGCTGCATCTTCATCGAGGGGTCAGCCGCCGCCGGTTGCGGCATCAAGGCGGTCGAAGCAATCATCGTCACACACATAATAATCGGCAGAATATGCAGCGGGTCGGGCTTCGACAAATCTTTCACCCAGAGCAGCCAGTGCGCGTGACGCATATCGAGCGAAATGGTTAAGAAGATAAAGAACGACCAGAAAATCGGCATCTGCAACAGCATCGGCAAACAACCGCCCATCGGGTTCGCCTCTTTCATGATTTCCATCTGCTCGCGTTGAATGGCTTCGATCTCGCGTTGCGAAGCTTTGGGGTTTTCCTTGAGTTTCTTCATCTTTTCCTGCAACTCTTTAATGCGCGGTTGATGTTTGGCAGCCTGCTTCATCTTCTTCGAGCTATACCAACGCAAAGGGAACAGCAATAGATTGACCACAGCGGTGATGGCGACAATCGCCCAGCCATAGTTTTTAAAGATGTTGCCAAGTCCATCGAGCGCCGGCGCAAGAATCGCGACAATCGGACGAACGATGGCGCGAAACATTCCATAATCGATAATGTCTTCGAGATTCGCGCCCAACTCATTGCTCAGACGGATGAGCAATTCGCGGTCTTTGGGACCGATGAAAATTTTGGTCGATGCCTGGCTATCTACCGGAACCGCAACCGATGGATAATCCTGCGCGACTTCCTGTTGTTCGCCGTTTCTCAGTTGCACGCTGCTTAGCGCGATTTGGCTGACCGCTTGCGGCGGAATTGCCAGCATACTGAAATAGTGATCCATCACCCCCGCCCACGCATAGCTGTTGTGTAAGGTATCTGCCGCCTGCCCGACCCCATTACCGACCTGAACGCCTTCCGGCAGGGCATCCAAAGTCAGGGTTTGATTATTGCCTTCGCGTTCCGTGACGCGGGCAAAACCGACGAGCGAAATATAATTTTTGCCGTCGCCGCCAATAATTTTTATGCCTTCGACATCGCTCGCAAGTGGCTTATCGATTTGAATGCGTTTGGTGGCTTCGTCAATTTGCGTGATTTTTGCAAACTGATGGGTGATCTGCGCGCCATCAACCTGTACACGGGAACCCTCTTTGGTATAGGCGATGGCTTGATAGTGATTGGCATAACTGCCGCCGGTTTGCGCGTTGGTGGCATCCCCGATGCGCGGACCTAAAACCAGTTCGACATTTTTCTTCTCGCCATTGGCAACCACTTCGGCAGTGGTGTCGAATACAAATTTACCGCCATCGAATTTAAAGGTTTTACGGGCTGTGATGCCTGGCGCTTGATAGGTAAAGGTGATTTCGCGTTGTTCGCCCGGTTTGAGGGCTATCTCTGATTCATTTGCGCCTTCGATTTGAAAGTTCGCTTGATTGAGTTGATAGGTAAGCTCTGCTGCCCAGGGAATGCGGTAGCGAAACGGCGCGCCCAGTTGTTTAATCTCGTCCTGCGGAATCAGTTCGAGCGGGTTGCCGTTTGCCGCAGTAATCTGGCGCGTGCCATCCTGTTTAATAATCCAGGAGGTCGCCACTGCGCCGCGATTGGAAAATTTGGCGCGCCAGAACGGCGTATCAATGATCAAGTCACGTTCGGCTACCTGAGTTTGAGGTGGCGCAGGTTGCGCGACGGTCGCCGTCGTCTTTGCCACGGATTTTTTATCCTCAGATTTTGCCGGGGCAGTCATCGTTGGCGCAGGCGGCGTCGGTGCAGGTTCCTGCGCCGGTGGCATCTCTGTAGCCGTAGGCTCGGCAGGCGCTTGCATCAAGCCCAGTCGTTTCATTACCAGGGGCCAGCCAATCAAGATTATTGTTGAAAGAAAAATTGCCAGTATTATTCTACTTCGTTGTTCCATCAAACCACATCAAACGCCATCGGGCGTTTGTCCTTTATTAAATTCGCGAACTCATTTCACCGGGTCATAGCCCCCCGGATGAAACGGATGGCAGCGCAACAGACGGCGAATTGCCAGATAGGTGCCACGCCAAGCGCCATACTTGGTGATTGCTTCCAGGGCGTATTGTGAACAGGTAGGAGTGAATCGACAAGCAGGCGGCAGTAGCGGCGAAATGCAAACCTTATAAGTCCGAATCAGAAATATCAGAATGAACTTCACTGCGCTTGCCCGCCTTTTTTAGAAAAGAGATGAAGTCGCTTTCAACATCCGTATAGGCGGCTTCACTGATAGAATCCCTTGCATTCAGGACGATGTCAATGCCATCCGCCGCGAGTTGTTTATTTTTTCTAAAGACTTCGCGCAACAGGCGGCGCGCGCGATTGCGCCGAACGGCATTGCCCATCTTGCGCGTCGTGGTAATGCCGAGCCTGGTCTGGTTACCCTGGTTGTCAATAACAAACGCGGTAAAAAATTTTGCCTGAAATCTACGCCCTTGCTGGTAAACCTGGCGAAACTCCGCACGCCTGAGAATTCTATGCGATTTTGGAAAATGCTCACTCATAGAAGTCTGGAGTCCGGAGTCTGGAGTCGAGAGTCATTACTGACCCCAGACTCTCGACTCCAGACTCCGGACTCTGATTTTTAGTAATGCGCAGGGCTTAATTGTTTGCGACCTTTGGCACGGCGGCGTTTTAAGACCAGTTGTCCGCCTTTGGTTTTCATGCGCACGCGAAAGCCGTGGGTTTTGGCGCGCCGACGATTATTCGGTTGAAACGTTCTCTTCATAGCATACCTCTCGAAATTCGTTTGTACAGAAAAGGGTAAGCGTACTAGTCACAATACATCATTGTCAAGATTAGGTTTCGACCTACTGGAAGTTGCTGCTTTTATGAGGTTGACGCTCATTGGATTCAGTCCGAAAATCTTTTTTCAAACAGGAGAGCGATGATTAAATTCAGTTCTATCATTTTACTGGTGACGCTGGTTTCCGCCTGCAACAGCAAGGCACCCACCGGGGAAGCCCTCAAGCGGGAACCTTTTCTGATTCAAAGCTCGATTGTTGACCCGACCACTCAATCCCTCGTGGTACAGATTACGCTCTCCCCGCCGGTTTCCGAACAGACAGCCAAAACCGCCGCCGAAACCGTAATCGAAAGGCATAAAAGCCAGTATAAAAATATTATCGTCCGGGCTTACACCGGTGCTTCGCCAACCGGCTTGCCGCCACTGAGCATCTCAACCTTTGACGGCACGCAAATCACCCATCAAATCAATAACGCGCTGATGCCGCAAAAAATTCCCAGTCACTAACGATTATGCAGCGATTAACTGACCAACAAATCACTGAGCGGTTAGAGCGGCTCGCTGGCTGGTCGCGGATTGAAAAGGCGATTGAGAAAAAATACCGCTTCAAAAATTTTTTACGGGCGATGTGGTTCGTGAATGCCGTGGGCTACCTTGCCGAATCGCTCAATCATCACCCGGATATTTTCATCCATTACAACGAAGTCACGCTCATCAACTGGACACACGACACCGGCGGGTTAACCGAAAAAGATTTTCTACTGGCGGAAAAAATCGACGCGCTGGCGGAAAGTATGAAGTCGGAACGCTGAACGATGAACAAGGCAATGAAAAAGTGTTGATAAGTTTTTCTAGCGGCTTTTAGCGAATAAAGTAAGCTATTTCTTACTTCATCGTTCAGCGT contains these protein-coding regions:
- the mnmE gene encoding tRNA uridine-5-carboxymethylaminomethyl(34) synthesis GTPase MnmE — its product is MLRDDTIAAISTPTGRGGIGVVRLSGKDSLSIARQIFHTTTKDFQPNYARFGRIVDLTTSEVVDEAILTYFKAPHSYTGEDVVELSCHGSPVVLRRVLDLLIVSGARIAEPGEFTFRAFLNRRIDLAQAQAVRDIINAQTAYQARVATRQLEGAFSKQLAPLKQTLLDIIVHMESSVEFVEDDITPENLGRILQKLERVIGELKKVAATFALGRFVKEGFDLAIVGRPNVGKSSVFNQLVGSDRAIVTAIPGTTRDTLYESASIAGIPVRLIDTAGIRETQDVVESLGISRSRRAIADADIVLLVLDNSENLSADDKRLLTELPVERRIVALNKSDLAHRLEEKIGDELKDAVIISALTGEGLDGLRDRIFHQLSGDLSVERDDLLITDARQQQAVRVAFEQAKQARDLIVEGELEEVILLKLHASLTALGDITGETLTDDILNQIFSTFCIGK
- a CDS encoding R3H domain-containing nucleic acid-binding protein: MTQEDANIIVDFTNALLKSSRLRLTAEAETLAEGFKVQVRGDDVAILLGHNAEFLDALEYLGNRVLSKGRDEETHIAFDSGNYRARREKELHMMAEKAAEKVRTTKIPFKFDPMSAHERKIIHLALSIHTGIRTESTGNGEDRRLVVYPA
- the yidC gene encoding membrane protein insertase YidC, coding for MEQRSRIILAIFLSTIILIGWPLVMKRLGLMQAPAEPTATEMPPAQEPAPTPPAPTMTAPAKSEDKKSVAKTTATVAQPAPPQTQVAERDLIIDTPFWRAKFSNRGAVATSWIIKQDGTRQITAANGNPLELIPQDEIKQLGAPFRYRIPWAAELTYQLNQANFQIEGANESEIALKPGEQREITFTYQAPGITARKTFKFDGGKFVFDTTAEVVANGEKKNVELVLGPRIGDATNAQTGGSYANHYQAIAYTKEGSRVQVDGAQITHQFAKITQIDEATKRIQIDKPLASDVEGIKIIGGDGKNYISLVGFARVTEREGNNQTLTLDALPEGVQVGNGVGQAADTLHNSYAWAGVMDHYFSMLAIPPQAVSQIALSSVQLRNGEQQEVAQDYPSVAVPVDSQASTKIFIGPKDRELLIRLSNELGANLEDIIDYGMFRAIVRPIVAILAPALDGLGNIFKNYGWAIVAITAVVNLLLFPLRWYSSKKMKQAAKHQPRIKELQEKMKKLKENPKASQREIEAIQREQMEIMKEANPMGGCLPMLLQMPIFWSFFIFLTISLDMRHAHWLLWVKDLSKPDPLHILPIIMCVTMIASTALMPQPAAADPSMKMQRTLMTWVMPIMLTWFFFLSAPSGLVLYWMVSNIVGVAIQLVINKMTAEPQAQPADVSKKKDKKPTQRSRNVEA
- the yidD gene encoding membrane protein insertion efficiency factor YidD — encoded protein: MKFILIFLIRTYKVCISPLLPPACRFTPTCSQYALEAITKYGAWRGTYLAIRRLLRCHPFHPGGYDPVK
- the rnpA gene encoding ribonuclease P protein component; translation: MSEHFPKSHRILRRAEFRQVYQQGRRFQAKFFTAFVIDNQGNQTRLGITTTRKMGNAVRRNRARRLLREVFRKNKQLAADGIDIVLNARDSISEAAYTDVESDFISFLKKAGKRSEVHSDISDSDL
- the rpmH gene encoding 50S ribosomal protein L34 gives rise to the protein MKRTFQPNNRRRAKTHGFRVRMKTKGGQLVLKRRRAKGRKQLSPAHY
- a CDS encoding 4a-hydroxytetrahydrobiopterin dehydratase, producing the protein MQRLTDQQITERLERLAGWSRIEKAIEKKYRFKNFLRAMWFVNAVGYLAESLNHHPDIFIHYNEVTLINWTHDTGGLTEKDFLLAEKIDALAESMKSER